The uncultured Hyphomonas sp. genome includes a region encoding these proteins:
- a CDS encoding NAD(P)H-quinone oxidoreductase, translating to MRLLNTGVMQMGETMKAVEIEKDGPLYLADLPKPEPGANEVLVKTAFSGLNRADLVQRAGAYPPPPGASAILGLEVSGTVEAVGSSVSRWKAGDRVCGLLAGGGYAEYVAVDEGSLFPVPEGMSLDQAGCLPEAMMTVWANVFDRVGLKAGEKFLCHGGTSGIGVMAIQMAKAAGAAKIFATAGTDEKCQLAASLGATRTINYKTEDFAEIVKAEGGADVTLDMVGGDYIQKNISAANPDGRIINIAYQNGFQANVNFAPVLMKRLTLAATTLRARPLPEKKRIRDAVEADFWPHIASGAIIPVLQKVFPAAEADQAHQLMASGTHSGKILLSW from the coding sequence ATGCGACTCCTCAACACGGGAGTCATGCAGATGGGCGAGACGATGAAAGCCGTCGAAATCGAGAAAGACGGGCCGCTATACCTGGCGGACCTGCCAAAGCCGGAACCGGGTGCAAACGAGGTTCTGGTCAAGACGGCCTTTTCCGGCCTGAACCGGGCGGACCTGGTCCAGCGGGCCGGCGCCTATCCCCCGCCGCCCGGCGCGTCGGCCATTCTCGGCCTGGAGGTTTCCGGCACAGTCGAAGCCGTCGGCAGTAGCGTCTCGCGCTGGAAAGCAGGCGACCGGGTCTGCGGCCTCCTCGCGGGCGGCGGCTATGCCGAATATGTCGCCGTCGATGAAGGCTCCCTCTTCCCGGTCCCGGAAGGCATGAGCCTCGACCAGGCCGGCTGCCTGCCGGAAGCGATGATGACCGTCTGGGCCAATGTCTTCGACCGCGTCGGCCTGAAAGCCGGGGAAAAATTCCTCTGCCATGGCGGGACATCCGGCATCGGCGTGATGGCGATCCAGATGGCAAAGGCCGCGGGCGCTGCCAAGATTTTCGCGACCGCCGGAACGGACGAGAAATGCCAGCTCGCCGCCAGCCTCGGCGCCACGCGCACCATCAATTACAAGACCGAGGATTTCGCCGAAATCGTCAAAGCCGAAGGCGGCGCCGACGTCACGCTCGACATGGTCGGCGGGGATTACATTCAGAAGAACATTTCTGCCGCCAACCCTGACGGGCGGATCATCAACATCGCCTACCAGAACGGCTTCCAGGCGAACGTGAACTTCGCGCCGGTCCTGATGAAGCGCCTGACACTGGCAGCCACCACGCTGCGCGCGCGGCCCCTGCCGGAGAAAAAGCGCATCCGCGACGCGGTCGAGGCCGATTTCTGGCCACACATCGCCAGCGGCGCGATCATTCCGGTGCTGCAGAAAGTCTTCCCCGCTGCCGAGGCCGATCAGGCGCACCAGCTGATGGCGTCGGGAACGCATTCCGGGAAGATCCTGCTGTCCTGGTAA
- a CDS encoding acyltransferase family protein yields the protein MSAGRIAWIDHAKGLGIILVVMSFAALGYGTPGNSAGDAGNWMLGVAAWVLPVVIPAFFLLSGLFLHRSLYGSASVYFDRKVLRLAYFFALWLAIETVILNAGAFTRGPAELARLYLAGWIAPESPLWFLQQLALFYLVTRAIRRLQPVRVLAAGVLLQVLSEAGLFYTGWSVTDHFAANYIYFYAGYAGASLVFSFARDAAARWNDLAWSLGVWACVHTAFVAMGIAGLPIVSLILGFAGSFALIGLGVVLSSIPAAHFIADTGRQSMAVYLGFFIPLQALVTLVQASGIFADAGAASLAIAAVALMVALGMQRLALETPLRALYIRPRIFRVTPSQAKQRGSLLVSPTQPDA from the coding sequence ATGTCCGCCGGACGCATTGCCTGGATCGATCACGCAAAAGGCCTTGGAATCATCCTCGTGGTGATGTCCTTCGCCGCGCTTGGATATGGCACACCAGGGAATTCCGCGGGGGATGCGGGAAACTGGATGCTGGGGGTCGCCGCCTGGGTACTCCCCGTCGTCATCCCTGCTTTCTTCCTGCTGTCCGGCCTGTTCCTGCACCGGTCCCTTTATGGCTCGGCCTCCGTCTATTTTGACCGGAAAGTCCTGCGCCTCGCCTATTTCTTCGCGCTGTGGCTTGCCATTGAAACGGTGATCCTGAATGCGGGCGCATTCACCCGCGGCCCGGCGGAACTTGCGCGCCTCTACCTCGCTGGCTGGATCGCACCGGAAAGCCCGCTCTGGTTCCTTCAGCAACTTGCCCTGTTCTATCTCGTGACGCGCGCCATCCGGCGGCTGCAACCGGTTCGTGTTCTGGCCGCAGGGGTCCTGCTTCAGGTGTTGTCCGAGGCCGGCCTGTTTTACACCGGCTGGTCCGTGACCGATCATTTTGCCGCGAACTATATCTACTTCTATGCCGGATATGCGGGGGCTTCGCTGGTCTTTTCCTTCGCGCGGGACGCCGCGGCGCGCTGGAACGACCTTGCCTGGTCGCTCGGCGTCTGGGCCTGCGTACACACCGCCTTTGTTGCCATGGGCATTGCGGGCCTGCCGATCGTGTCGCTGATCCTCGGCTTCGCGGGCAGCTTCGCGCTCATCGGCCTCGGCGTCGTGCTGTCATCCATTCCGGCAGCCCATTTCATCGCCGATACGGGGCGCCAGTCCATGGCCGTCTATCTCGGTTTCTTCATCCCGCTTCAGGCGCTGGTCACATTGGTACAGGCAAGCGGCATCTTTGCCGATGCAGGCGCCGCCAGCCTGGCCATCGCCGCAGTTGCACTGATGGTTGCCCTCGGCATGCAGCGCCTCGCGCTGGAGACCCCGCTGCGGGCGCTTTATATCCGTCCCCGGATTTTCAGGGTGACGCCGTCGCAGGCCAAACAGCGCGGCAGCCTTCTGGTCTCTCCGACCCAGCCAGACGCTTAG
- a CDS encoding DUF1192 domain-containing protein, whose translation MAISDEEPILVNTPQTLEQMSVDELEARIAALKDGIAACEREIEKKRAQKSAADALFGGGGD comes from the coding sequence ATGGCAATTTCGGATGAAGAGCCGATCCTCGTGAACACGCCGCAGACGCTGGAGCAGATGTCCGTGGACGAGCTGGAAGCGCGGATTGCGGCGCTGAAAGACGGCATTGCCGCCTGCGAACGGGAAATCGAGAAGAAGCGCGCCCAAAAGTCAGCAGCCGATGCGCTGTTTGGCGGCGGCGGAGATTAA
- a CDS encoding DUF1465 family protein produces the protein MAAEQSQGEGMSMSDGFTGGKLFDTVFTRGMALVEETATYLDGPGREHAKTLEREPGLTYAAWSMELTTRLMQAASWLVMQKAVRDGEMKRDDAAAKKYRIRREDPPLDVKAQEGRGLPARFLELVDRSEALFEQICRLDEALYGAQAKASGANPVSEQIAQLQKAAETGAFDPLMVWNRGR, from the coding sequence ATGGCAGCGGAACAGTCGCAAGGCGAAGGCATGAGCATGTCGGACGGGTTCACCGGCGGCAAGCTGTTCGATACCGTCTTCACGCGCGGCATGGCGCTTGTGGAAGAAACAGCTACCTATCTGGACGGGCCGGGCCGCGAACATGCCAAGACGCTGGAACGCGAACCGGGGCTGACCTATGCCGCCTGGAGCATGGAGCTGACGACGCGCCTGATGCAGGCCGCGAGCTGGCTGGTCATGCAGAAAGCCGTGCGTGACGGCGAGATGAAACGCGATGACGCAGCTGCCAAGAAATACCGCATACGGAGAGAGGATCCGCCGCTCGATGTAAAGGCGCAGGAGGGCAGGGGCCTGCCGGCGCGCTTCCTCGAACTGGTGGACCGTTCGGAAGCCCTGTTCGAACAGATCTGCCGCCTCGACGAGGCGCTCTATGGCGCGCAGGCGAAGGCCAGTGGGGCAAACCCCGTGTCGGAGCAGATTGCACAGCTCCAGAAGGCGGCCGAAACCGGCGCGTTCGATCCGCTGATGGTCTGGAACCGCGGACGCTAA